One genomic region from Clarias gariepinus isolate MV-2021 ecotype Netherlands chromosome 22, CGAR_prim_01v2, whole genome shotgun sequence encodes:
- the LOC128510318 gene encoding uncharacterized protein LOC128510318: MTPPECTRVRDLRVCGQHFKDEDYNIRTGALRTTLKSTAVPSPVTHTEQVVKMDTAGDIEAERLPVDKGRHLSPGTDTGERRYSGYQFPPKLLVTTPQRAKSRIPQRTPSTSGVYKVFPPTRSQPETADCESHLSSCHHCVPAVSSASPEGYVNLSKEVLLLLMFRCLECSSECRIRGIGKGGSLSLGQECLSCSNYRLWTSRQAEKPKEKAIDAVFVPPYEDVFTQTSGNSSLFSALHTGHGVAECKSDAVQDKSDTDTIASVIVKEEWEDCNEEVKEEQESLLIETFEGYAGTVKDETDEFMPYEELDFQTVTLLIDETGRVRRAEIPRDIDDEEDLEENCKSDEDPSVFDSLEDLKEQSSDLDPFQNIIKPVIWCTDCTDVAKMICTIRRHKKIYGCTECSGDAWEENSTFKNFSVHFCDITSFHKHAVKEHSAQEIPPVQNRVSKNPHKTIRMWTNLNKKRKEHVHLHNNHLQKHHRGDGNALGEEDQSIDDSSGTKWPGKRAWKRCTLHAGDGKKDRESGSRSKSDTSDSDEEWTKRGRRKNARRKRKEMTLLHAE; the protein is encoded by the exons GTTGTGAAGATGGACACAGCAGGAGACATAGAAGCTGAACGTCTTCCTGTAGATAAGGGAAGACACCTGTCTCCTGGCACAGATACGGGCGAGAGACGTTACTCCGGATATCAGTTTCCTCCGAAGCTGCTCGTCACGACACCACAGCGTGCGAAATCCAGAATTCCACAAAGAACACCGTCCACATCTGGCGTTTATAAAGTCTTTCCTCCTACTAGATCACAACCTgag ACAGCAGACTGCGAGTCACATCTGTCCAGCTGTCACCACTGCGTTCCAGCTGTTTCTTCTGCATCACCAGAAGG TTACGTGAACCTGAGCAAGGAGGTGCTGCTGCTTCTGATGTTCCGCTGTTTGGAGTGCTCCAGCGAGTGTCGCATTCGAGGAATAGGCAAAGGAGGGAGTCTGTCTCTCGGACAAGAGTGTCTGTCCTGCTCGAATTACAGACTGTGGACGTCTAGACAAGCGGAGAAGCCGAAGGAGAAG gCTATTGATGCAGTTTTTGTCCCACCCTATGAAGACGTCTTTACTCAGACATCTGGTAACTCTTCGCTATTCTCCGCTCTGCACACAGGACACGGCGTGGCGGAGTGTAAAAGCGATGCCGTGCAAGACAAATCAGACACTGATACCATTGCAAGTGTTATAGTGAAAGAGGAATGGGAAGACTGTAACGAGGAGGTGAAAGAGGAGCAAGAGAGCCTCCTTATTGAGACATTCGAGGGTTACGCCGGGACCGTTAAAGACGAGACAGACGAGTTTATGCCGTACGAGGAACTCGATTTTCAGACTGTGACCCTGTTGATCGACGAGACCGGTCGCGTAAGGCGAGCTGAGATACCGAGAGACATTGATGACGAAGAGGATTTGGAAGAGAATTGCAAATCTGACGAGGACCCGAGCGTGTTCGATTCACTGGAAGATTTGAAAGAGCAATCTTCTGATTTGGATCCATTTCAGAACATCATCAAACCAGTTATTTGGTGTACAGACTGTACAGACGTAGCTAAGATGATCTGCACGATTCGGAGGCACAAAAAGATCTACGGTTGCACAGAGTGCAGCGGTGACGCCTGGGAAGAAAACAGCACTTTTAAAAACTTCTCTGTTCATTTTTGTGACATAACGAGTTTCCATAAGCATGCCGTAAAGGAGCACAGTGCACAAGAAATCCCTCCGGTTCAAAACAGAGTGTCAAAAAACCCACACAAAACTATCAGAATGTGGACAAACCTGAACAAAAAGCGAAAAGAACATGTTCACTTGCACAACAATCACTTGCAGAAGCATCACCGCGGCGATGGCAACGCCCTAGGAGAAGAGGACCAGTCGATAGACGATTCCTCCGGGACGAAGTGGCCTGGAAAGAGAGCTTGGAAAAGGTGCACTCTGCATGCTGGGGATGGGAAAAAAGACAGAGAATCGGGGAGTCGCTCCAAGAGCGATACGTCTGATTCCGATGAAGAGTGGACGAAAAGGGGAAGGAGAAAGAATGCcaggaggaaaagaaaagagatgaCGCTCCTACATGCTGAATGA